The following is a genomic window from Thermoplasmata archaeon.
CCGCCCTCCATCAGCTTCAGCAGCCGCTGGAGGAACCTCGCCACGGGCGCCCCGTCGACCACGTAGTGACTGGACACGATCGTCATCCCGATGAACTTACCCGCCTCCACGCGGTCCCCGACCACCGCCGGCTTCAGCGCAATCGCCCCGAGCGCCACGGTCAGCGGGTGGAACTCGACCGGGATGCCTCAGCCACTCTCGCCCGAGACCTTCCCGAACATCCCCACGCACGTGACGCCGACTGTCCCCATCGCTCGCTTCACGCGGAACGGGTCGCAGAACAGGCGGTTCCGGTACATCGCTTTCCGGACGAAGGAGGACATCCGGGCGAAGATTCGGATCGCTCGCGGGTACAGCATATTCTCCGTCAGGGCGATTGTCTGCTCCCCCGGGCACCTCCATCTGGGGTCAGATTCGGGTGAGACTCGGGTCGGGTTCTGAAATACCATCATCCCCGTCGCCTGGGCTGCGGCGCCCCAGAGGAGTCAGCATGGGAACGAACGCATCGAGCGCAAGGACAGGTGTGATCGTGGGCCTGCTCGTCCTCGGAAGCGTGCTCTTCCTTCCCCTGGTCGCGGCGGCCAGCGGGTCGTCGGGCACGGGGGTCGGGTCGGTCTACACGATGACGAACGCGGCGAGCGGGAACGCGGTGGTCTGGTATTCCCGGTCCGTCAGCGGGCAACTGACGTGGCAGGGGACCTTCGACACGGGCGGCCTGGGCGCAGGCAGCGGCCTCGGCAGCCAGGGATCTCTGGTCCTCGGCGAAGGCGGAAACGTCCTCCTGGCCGTGGACGCGGGGAGCAACGAGATCTCCGCCTTCCAGGTGACCTCGAGCGGACTCGCCCTCACGGACCACGTGTCGTCCGGCGGCGTCATGCCCGTGAGCGTCACAATCTTCGGCAACCTCGTCTACGTCGTGAACGCGGCCGGCACGCCGAACATCGCGGGCTTCACGCTCGGGAGCGACGGCAGCCTGACCATGATTCCCGGGTCGATTCAGGCCCTGAGCGGTTCGGCTCCGGCGCAAGTCTCCTTCGACGCCACCGGGCAGGTCCTCGTGGTCACGGAGAAGGCGACGAGCACGATCGACACGTTCGTCGTCGATGCCAACGGAGTCGCGGGTCCCGCGACCTCCCACGCGTCGAACGGTGCCACGCCCTTCGGGTTCGCCTTCGACAACAAGGGCCACCTGATCGTGAGCGAAGTCGGCGGCGGTCCGAGCGGCACATCCGCGCTCTCCACGTACGCGGTCGGCGCGGACGGCAGCCTGAC
Proteins encoded in this region:
- a CDS encoding 3-carboxymuconate cyclase, giving the protein MGTNASSARTGVIVGLLVLGSVLFLPLVAAASGSSGTGVGSVYTMTNAASGNAVVWYSRSVSGQLTWQGTFDTGGLGAGSGLGSQGSLVLGEGGNVLLAVDAGSNEISAFQVTSSGLALTDHVSSGGVMPVSVTIFGNLVYVVNAAGTPNIAGFTLGSDGSLTMIPGSIQALSGSAPAQVSFDATGQVLVVTEKATSTIDTFVVDANGVAGPATSHASNGATPFGFAFDNKGHLIVSEVGGGPSGTSALSTYAVGADGSLTTISASVPDFEFAACWVITTNNGKFAYTSNAHPPSNDLSTYAVAPNGQLALAQEVAAKPGNGPTDLAVSGNSKFLYVLDSGDGAIAGFMVHRDGSLAALSTVSGLLASDVGLAAT